From the Hylaeus volcanicus isolate JK05 chromosome 4, UHH_iyHylVolc1.0_haploid, whole genome shotgun sequence genome, one window contains:
- the LOC128876027 gene encoding DNA excision repair protein ERCC-1, with protein sequence MEGKSDNDDNVSPPKQPKTDSSFQSAFSGLKKSEFFEEPVPGSSKASDSSKFNTLLVNLKQKGNPLLKSLSNIPWEFSEIVPDYVMGKTSCALFLSIRYHQLNPDYIHERLKALGNMYNLRVLLVQVDVADPHHALKHLTRVCILADLTLMLAWSAEDAGKIIETYKIYENKPPDAIMDRSDTAPYQKLVSALTTIRSVNKTDATTLLSTFGTLGELIKTKPNTLALCPGIGIQKAERIHKTLHEPFLRPSRSVTH encoded by the exons ATGGAAGGAAAAAGTGATAATGATGATAATGTATCTCCACCTAAACAACCCAAGACTGATTCTTCCTTTCAAT CTGCATTTAGTGGATTGaagaaatctgaattttttgaaGAGCCTGTTCCTGGATCATCAAAAGCTAGTGAttcttctaaatttaatacactTCTGGTCAACTTAAAACAG aAAGGAAATCCATTGCTGAAATCCCTATCAAATATCCCATGggaattttctgaaattgtGCCAGATTATGTAATGGGAAAAACTAGCTGTGCGTTATTCCTGTCTATACGTTACCATCAACTTAATCCTGACTACATTCACGAACGATTAAAGGCACTGGGGAATATGTATAATCTTCGAGTTCTTTTAGTTCAG GTAGATGTAGCAGATCCTCATCATGCTCTAAAACATTTAACGAGAGTTTGCATTCTCGCGGATTTGACATTGATGTTGGCATGGAGTGCTGAAGATGCTGGTAAAATTATTGAgacatataaaatttatgaaaataaaccaCCAGATGCAATTATGGACCGTAGCGATACAGCACCTTATCAAAag ttgGTCAGCGCTTTAACTACGATACGATCGGTTAATAAAACAGATGCTACGACTCTTCTGTCAACGTTTGGAACATTAGGCGAATTGATCAAGACAAAACCAAATACGTTAGCTCTTTGTCCTGGTATCGGTATACAAAAAGCTGAACGAATTCATAAAACATTACACGAACCATTTTTACGTCCTTCGAGATCTGTAACGCACTAA
- the LOC128875090 gene encoding ABC transporter G family member 23-like, which produces MEASTGVSSPPKTSLELKTRRAQFKTQASTLDTRRRHAVCVRRAFKKYGPKNNPNVILDGLNMTVPKGTIYGMLGASGCGKTTLLSCIVGRRRLNSGEIWVLGGRPGSKGSGVPGPRVGYMPQEIALYNEFSIRETFIYFGWNAGMTTEQIDNKLEFLLKFLQLPSEHRFIKNLSGGQQRRVSFAVALLADPELLILDEPTVGVDPVLRQNIWTHLVEITKEGNKTVIITTHYIEETRQAGIIGLMRSGKLLAEESPTKLMEIHNLDSLEDVFLKLSKRQNMGLRRRSSILSSVTGVPPEDPPEDEMSGEFGDNVSVSSRTRRVAVDDENVPELPPEEKGSNNFQMINPQHMKALIWKNFLWMWRNVGMMLFIFGLPVVQIVLFCLSVGKDPVGLNIAIVNKELNNTNDPCVPTVGCDWSLLSCRYLQHLKKRSVEFVPYDTDDDAKNAVERGWAWAAITFPANYSECLTERLEDGKDADDWSIAFSRMMIIMDMSNQQIGQLLQRYIYKSYEDFARDVTVACNYSGKYASIPINFEEPIYGPEEPNFTDFVAPGVILTIIFFLSVALTSGAMLLERNEGLLERSLVSGITGTEILMGQVITQFVVMLGQSIMVLVFAFAVFDITCEGDVVWICVLTLLTGFCGMSFGFTVAGVTENERSATYMVMGSFLPIIMLCGIIWPTEGMHIILKYISYVLPLTKSTESMRAMLARGWSISNPTVYNGFISTFIWIFIFMTLSILLIKFKKG; this is translated from the exons ATGGAGGCTTCCACCGGCGTGTCGTCGCCGCCGAAGACTTCCTTGGAGCTGAAAACGCGACGAGCGCAGTTCAAGACGCAAGCCTCGACGTTGGACACAAGAAGAAGGCACGCGGTATGCGTGAGGAGGGCCTTCAAAAAGTATGGACCCAAGAACAACCCTAACGTCATCCTCGATGGATTGAATATGACTGTGCCAAAAGGCACGAT ATATGGAATGCTGGGCGCGAGTGGTTGTGGAAAGACCACACTGCTCTCCTGCATCGTGGGCCGCAGACGACTGAACTCCGGGGAGATCTGGGTATTAGGTGGTAGGCCAGGGTCCAAAGGATCAGGAGTCCCTGGTCCACGAGTGGGTTACATGCCACAAGAAATCGCGTTGTACAATGAGTTCTCCATCAGAGAGACCTTCATCTACTTTGGTTGGAATGCTGGCATGACAACAGAGCAAATAGACAACAAGCTAGAATTTCTCTTAAAG TTCTTGCAGCTGCCATCAGAGCATCGATTCATAAAGAACTTGTCAGGAGGCCAGCAGAGGAGGGTGTCTTTCGCAGTGGCTCTCCTCGCCGACCCAGAACTGCTGATCCTGGACGAACCCACCGTGGGCGTGGATCCTGTCCTCCGTCAGAATATCTGGACTCACCTGGTGGAGATAACAAAGGAAGGGAACAAGACGGTGATAATCACCACTCACTACATCGAGGAAACGAGGCAGGCTGGTATCATTGGGTTGATGAGGAGTGGCAAGCTGTTGGCCGAGGAATCGCCAACGAAACTGATGGAGATCCACAACCTGGACAGTCTGGAGGATGTGTTCTTGAAACTCAGCAAACGACAGAACATGGGTCTTCGAAGAAGAAGCAGCATACTCAGCAGCGTCACTGGAGTTCCTCCTGAAGAC CCCCCTGAAGACGAGATGAGCGGGGAATTCGGTGACAATGTCAGTGTTTCTAGTCGGACGCGTCGCGTTGCTGTTGACGACGAAAAT GTCCCAGAGTTACCCCCTGAAGAGAAGGGATCCAATAACTTCCAGATGATAAACCCCCAACATATGAAGGCTCTCATATGGAAGAACTTCCTGTGGATGTGGAGAAACGTGGG AATGATGTTGTTCATCTTCGGTCTTCCAGTCGTCCAGATTGTCTTATTCTGCCTGTCCGTGGGCAAGGACCCAGTAGGCTTGAATATAGCGATAGTCAACAAAGAATTGAACAACACCAATGACCCCTGCGTACCAACGGTTGGCTGTGACTGGTCGCTATTGAGCTGTCGGTATCTTCAACATCTGAAGAAGAGATCGGTGGAGTTCGTGCCATACGACACGGACGATGACGCGAAAAATGCTGTCGAACGAGGCTGGGCCTGGGCTGCCATAACTTTCCCTGCAAATTACAGTGAATGCCTTACAGAGAGATTAGAAGATGGTAAAGATGCCGACGATTGGAGCATCGCGTTTTCTAGGATGATGATCATCATGGATATGTCCA ATCAACAAATCGGTCAGCTTCTTCAAAGATACATTTACAAGTCATACGAAGACTTCGCTCGCGACGTGACGGTAGCTTGCAATTACAGCGGGAAGTATGCAAGTATTCCAATAAAT TTCGAAGAACCGATTTATGGTCCTGAGGAGCCTAACTTCACGGACTTCGTAGCTCCAGGGGTGATTTTAAC AATTATCTTCTTCTTGTCGGTCGCTCTAACTTCCGGTGCCATGTTATTGGAGAGGAACGAAGGCCTTCTGGAAAGAAGTTTAGTTTCTG GTATCACTGGAACAGAAATCTTGATGGGCCAAGTGATAACGCAATTCGTGGTTATGCTTGGACAGTCAATCATGGTTCTAGTGTTCGCTTTTGCGGTCTTCGATATCACTTGCGAGGGTGACGTCGTCTGGATCTGCGTTTTGACTCTCCTTACTGGATTTTGTGGAATGTCTTTCg GATTCACGGTTGCTGGTGTCACCGAGAATGAAAGGAGTGCCACATACATGGTGATGGGATCTTTCCTGCCCATTATAATGTTATGTGGAATAATTTGGCCCACTGAGGGAATGCATATTATATTGAAGTACATAAGCTATGTCCTACCTCTAACAAAGAGTACAGAGTCTATGAGGGCTATGCTGGCCAGAGGTTGGTCAATATCCAATCCTACTGTTTACAATGGTTTCATTTCGACATTCATTTGGATATTTATCTTCATGACACTTTCGATactgttaattaaattcaagaaagGTTAA